In one Rhinopithecus roxellana isolate Shanxi Qingling chromosome 1, ASM756505v1, whole genome shotgun sequence genomic region, the following are encoded:
- the LOC104669850 gene encoding small ubiquitin-related modifier 2-like — protein sequence MADKKPKERIKTENNDHINLKVAGQEGSVVQFRIKRHTSLSKLMKSLLDTPPQLEMEDEDTTDVFYQQTGGVY from the exons ATGGCAGACAAAAAACCCAAGGAAAGAATCAAGACTGAGAACAATGATCATATTAATTTGAAGGTGGCGGGACAGGAGGGTTCTGTGGTGCAGTTTAGGATTAAGAGGCATACATCACTTAGTAAACTAATGAAAAGCCTATT AGACACACCgcctcagttggaaatggagGATGAAGATACAACTGATGTGTTCTACCAGCAGACAGGGGGTGTCTACTAA